Proteins found in one Streptomyces sp. NBC_00461 genomic segment:
- a CDS encoding bifunctional adenosylcobinamide kinase/adenosylcobinamide-phosphate guanylyltransferase yields MEVTLLGTGAPAGLPRPDCPCAACAVALGADARAATAVLVDGTLLLDLTPGAAFAAARAGQSLGGVRQVLLSHPHDGPAVEVPAGLPQPGRVPDGRELALLTGHRVRAVAMDGPGTGYAVTGPTGQRLLYLPPGGAPAGLENGSAESYDMVLADVVGRPDALAKLRAVGALGPTTDVVAVHLDHDVPPGAEVRRRLAAAGARAVPDGTTLTVGVYENVPDVPRRTLVLGGARSGKSVEAERRLEAFPEVLYVATGGSRSGDTEWASRVAVHRERRPGSWRTAETCDLVPLLQGDGPPLLVDCLSLWLTDAMDSVGAWDDAVWADGGERALRERVRELTAAVRATRRTVVAVSNEVGSGIVPATASGRRYRDELGRLNAAFAGECEQVVLVVAGQALVLRG; encoded by the coding sequence CCCCGACTGTCCCTGTGCCGCCTGTGCGGTCGCGCTCGGCGCCGACGCACGGGCGGCGACCGCCGTGCTCGTGGACGGGACCCTGCTGCTCGACCTGACCCCGGGCGCGGCGTTCGCGGCCGCGCGGGCCGGGCAGTCGCTGGGCGGCGTACGGCAGGTGCTGCTGTCGCACCCGCACGACGGGCCGGCCGTCGAGGTGCCCGCGGGGCTGCCGCAGCCCGGGCGGGTGCCCGACGGGCGGGAGTTGGCGCTGCTGACGGGACATCGGGTGCGGGCGGTGGCGATGGACGGGCCGGGCACCGGCTACGCGGTGACCGGGCCCACCGGGCAGCGGCTGCTGTACCTGCCGCCGGGTGGCGCGCCTGCCGGGTTGGAGAACGGGTCGGCGGAGTCGTACGACATGGTGCTCGCCGATGTCGTGGGGCGGCCGGACGCGCTGGCGAAGTTGCGGGCGGTGGGGGCGCTGGGGCCGACCACCGACGTCGTCGCCGTGCACCTCGACCATGACGTGCCGCCCGGTGCCGAGGTGCGGCGGCGGCTCGCCGCGGCGGGCGCGCGGGCCGTGCCGGACGGCACGACGCTGACCGTCGGGGTGTACGAGAACGTGCCCGATGTGCCGCGGCGGACGCTGGTCCTCGGCGGCGCCCGGTCCGGGAAGTCGGTGGAGGCCGAGCGGCGCCTGGAGGCCTTCCCCGAGGTGCTGTACGTGGCGACGGGCGGCTCCCGCAGCGGGGACACGGAATGGGCCTCGCGGGTAGCCGTTCACCGGGAGCGCCGGCCGGGGTCCTGGCGGACCGCCGAGACCTGCGACCTGGTGCCGTTGCTCCAGGGCGACGGGCCGCCGCTGCTCGTCGACTGTCTGTCCCTGTGGCTGACGGACGCGATGGACTCCGTCGGGGCGTGGGACGACGCGGTGTGGGCGGACGGCGGTGAGCGTGCGCTGCGCGAGCGGGTGCGGGAGCTGACGGCGGCGGTGCGGGCGACCCGGCGGACCGTGGTGGCCGTTTCGAACGAGGTGGGGTCGGGGATCGTCCCGGCCACCGCGTCGGGGCGGCGGTACCGGGACGAGCTGGGGCGGCTGAACGCGGCGTTCGCCGGGGAGTGCGAGCAGGTGGTGCTCGTGGTGGCGGGACAGGCCCTGGTGCTACGCGGCTGA
- a CDS encoding class I SAM-dependent methyltransferase → MISLRTRVSVLDRQRRHRSTARAILRLLPEPESWLDVGTGDAHFPETARRLFPYTSIDGLDPTPRVAYARHAERVEEAYAGHVTDPHITTILRARYDVVTLLESRSPAPDPAAELRAALMLLRPGGLLLVEAPPPDAYDLRGQLESQGCAIVATSRHVLDRLPYTCRIIARRTASAA, encoded by the coding sequence ATGATCAGCCTGCGCACCCGCGTCAGTGTCCTCGACCGGCAAAGACGCCACCGCTCGACGGCCCGGGCGATCCTGCGGCTGCTGCCCGAACCGGAGAGCTGGCTGGACGTGGGCACGGGCGACGCCCACTTCCCCGAGACGGCGCGACGACTCTTCCCCTACACCTCCATCGACGGCCTCGACCCGACCCCGCGCGTGGCGTACGCCCGTCACGCGGAGCGCGTCGAGGAGGCGTACGCGGGGCATGTGACGGATCCTCACATCACGACGATCCTGCGCGCCCGCTACGACGTCGTCACGCTCCTGGAGAGCCGCTCACCCGCCCCGGACCCCGCCGCCGAACTCCGCGCCGCCCTCATGCTGCTGCGCCCCGGCGGCCTGCTCCTCGTGGAGGCGCCCCCGCCCGACGCGTACGACCTGCGCGGGCAACTGGAGTCCCAGGGCTGCGCGATCGTGGCGACGAGCCGTCATGTCCTGGACCGGCTCCCGTACACATGCCGGATCATCGCCCGCCGAACGGCGTCAGCCGCGTAG
- the cobT gene encoding nicotinate-nucleotide--dimethylbenzimidazole phosphoribosyltransferase, whose product MSSLNLDDFTDLIERPDGGVRRDAEERRERQIVPPGSLGRLDDLGEWLSAAQSAVPVRPIERPRVILFAGDHSVAELGVSARPAGTADALVREVLEGGRPVSVLARRLGVPVRVVDMALDCDPETLPDEVVRHRVRRGSGRIDHEDALTAEEAEAAFRAGVAVADEEADSGTDLVVLGDVSVGGTTPAGVLIAALCGTDASVVTGRGGLAIDDLAWMRKCAAIRDALRRARPVLGDQLQLLAAVGGADLTAMTGFLLQSAVRKMPVILDGVVAAACALVAQRVAFRAPDWWLAAHDSGEPGQAKALDRMALEPLLSHGVTVGEGAGALLALPLVQAAAALAAELPEKPQVAEVAEVSEESEKKDEETEAEEIE is encoded by the coding sequence ATGAGCTCGCTTAATCTCGACGACTTCACCGATCTGATCGAGCGCCCCGACGGCGGGGTGCGCCGCGACGCCGAGGAGCGCCGGGAGCGTCAGATCGTGCCTCCCGGGTCGCTGGGCCGCCTCGACGACCTGGGCGAGTGGCTGTCAGCGGCGCAGTCCGCGGTGCCGGTACGGCCGATCGAACGACCGCGGGTCATTCTGTTCGCCGGTGACCACTCAGTCGCCGAACTCGGCGTCTCGGCGCGGCCCGCGGGCACCGCGGACGCCCTGGTGCGGGAGGTCCTGGAGGGCGGCCGTCCGGTGTCGGTGCTGGCCCGGCGCCTCGGCGTGCCGGTGCGCGTCGTCGACATGGCGCTGGACTGCGATCCCGAGACGCTGCCCGACGAGGTCGTACGCCACCGGGTGCGGCGCGGCAGCGGGCGGATCGACCACGAGGACGCGCTGACGGCCGAGGAGGCGGAGGCCGCGTTCCGTGCCGGGGTCGCGGTGGCCGACGAGGAGGCCGACTCCGGTACGGATCTGGTGGTGCTCGGCGATGTGAGCGTCGGCGGGACGACACCGGCCGGCGTGCTGATCGCCGCGCTGTGCGGGACCGACGCGTCCGTCGTCACCGGGCGGGGCGGGCTCGCCATCGACGACCTGGCGTGGATGCGCAAGTGCGCGGCGATCCGGGACGCGCTCAGGCGGGCCCGGCCGGTGCTGGGCGACCAACTGCAACTGCTGGCGGCCGTGGGCGGGGCCGATCTCACCGCGATGACGGGCTTCCTGCTGCAGAGCGCGGTGCGCAAGATGCCGGTGATCCTGGACGGGGTCGTGGCGGCCGCCTGTGCGCTGGTGGCGCAGCGGGTCGCGTTCCGGGCACCGGACTGGTGGCTGGCCGCGCACGACAGCGGGGAGCCGGGCCAGGCGAAGGCGCTGGACCGGATGGCGCTGGAGCCGCTGCTGTCGCACGGGGTGACCGTGGGCGAGGGCGCGGGGGCGCTGCTGGCGCTGCCGCTGGTGCAGGCCGCGGCGGCGCTGGCGGCGGAACTGCCGGAGAAGCCGCAGGTGGCCGAGGTGGCTGAGGTGTCCGAGGAATCCGAGAAGAAGGATGAGGAGACCGAGGCGGAGGAGATCGAGTAG
- a CDS encoding phosphatidylglycerol lysyltransferase domain-containing protein: MGDARNASRRAAAFAVWYLRAVAFVNFLSAVWVSLGQDVRRHNQENFFTPYLLTAGFASGVFTAFLAITMRRRKRAAWILNLALAGPFLALFSFAMAFPEIRQYVQNWISLALTAAFVAALLVGRREFYAKGDRSNPKLAAAVAVGGTLVASLLAALLVTVTNEAADASRSTFLERWRYGTFRLVSIAVDESHFPGVDAPNWINVAINVLSTVLVLAVFYAAFRSRRAVDPLTEDDEKRLRELLERQGERDSLGYFSLRREKSVVWSPTGKAAVAYRVVGGVSLASGDPIGDPEAWPGAIEPWLAEARAHGWIPAVMGASEEAGTVYARHGLDALELGDEALVEVAEFTLEGRAMRTVRQAYNRVKRAGYTVRVRRHEDIPDDEMTYLLKRADDWRDGATERGFSMALGRLGDPDDGQCVMLECTDGEGELRALLSFVPWGPHGLSLDLMRRDRDSDNGLMEFMVLELLRRAQEIQVRQVSLNFAMFRSVFERGARIGAGPVLRLWRSLLSFFSRWWQIESLYRANAKYRPIWEPRFLLFEKSADLPRIGIASARAEGFLEAPGLPKWLHRKHLETHR; the protein is encoded by the coding sequence ATGGGAGATGCCCGAAATGCCTCGCGGCGAGCCGCCGCCTTCGCCGTCTGGTACTTGCGGGCCGTCGCGTTCGTCAATTTCCTCAGTGCCGTCTGGGTCTCTCTGGGGCAGGACGTGCGACGGCACAACCAGGAGAACTTCTTCACCCCGTACCTGCTGACCGCGGGCTTCGCCTCCGGGGTGTTCACGGCGTTCCTCGCCATCACCATGCGGCGCCGCAAGCGCGCCGCGTGGATCCTCAACCTCGCCCTGGCGGGCCCGTTCCTCGCGCTGTTCTCCTTCGCCATGGCGTTCCCGGAGATCCGGCAGTACGTGCAGAACTGGATCTCGCTGGCCCTCACCGCGGCCTTCGTCGCCGCCCTGCTGGTAGGGCGGCGGGAGTTCTACGCCAAGGGCGACCGCTCGAACCCGAAGCTCGCCGCCGCCGTCGCGGTGGGCGGCACGCTGGTCGCCTCGCTGCTGGCGGCGCTGCTGGTGACGGTCACCAACGAGGCGGCGGACGCCTCCCGTTCGACGTTCCTTGAGCGCTGGCGCTACGGCACCTTCCGCCTCGTCTCCATCGCCGTCGACGAGTCCCACTTCCCCGGCGTCGACGCGCCGAACTGGATCAACGTCGCCATCAACGTACTCAGCACGGTCCTCGTCCTCGCCGTCTTCTACGCGGCCTTCCGGTCCCGGCGCGCCGTCGACCCGCTCACCGAGGACGACGAGAAGCGGCTGCGGGAGCTGCTGGAGCGGCAGGGCGAGCGGGACTCGCTCGGGTACTTCTCGCTGCGCCGGGAGAAGAGCGTCGTGTGGTCGCCGACCGGCAAGGCGGCCGTCGCGTACCGGGTCGTCGGGGGCGTCTCGCTGGCGTCCGGTGATCCCATCGGCGACCCGGAGGCCTGGCCCGGCGCGATCGAGCCGTGGCTGGCCGAGGCGCGGGCGCACGGGTGGATCCCCGCCGTGATGGGGGCGAGCGAGGAGGCCGGGACCGTGTACGCGCGCCACGGTCTGGACGCGCTGGAGCTCGGCGACGAGGCCCTGGTGGAGGTCGCCGAGTTCACCCTGGAGGGGCGTGCCATGCGGACGGTGCGGCAGGCCTACAACCGGGTGAAGCGGGCCGGGTACACCGTGCGCGTCCGGCGGCACGAGGACATCCCCGACGACGAGATGACGTACCTGCTGAAGCGGGCGGACGACTGGCGGGACGGGGCCACCGAGCGTGGGTTCAGCATGGCGCTCGGGCGGCTCGGGGATCCGGACGACGGGCAGTGCGTGATGCTCGAATGCACGGACGGCGAGGGCGAGTTGAGGGCGCTGCTGTCCTTCGTGCCCTGGGGGCCGCACGGGCTCTCCCTCGACCTGATGCGACGTGACCGCGACTCCGACAACGGGCTGATGGAGTTCATGGTGCTCGAACTCCTGCGCCGCGCCCAGGAGATCCAGGTCAGGCAGGTCTCGCTCAACTTCGCCATGTTCCGTTCCGTCTTCGAACGTGGGGCGCGGATCGGTGCCGGGCCGGTGCTGCGGCTGTGGCGCTCGCTGCTCAGCTTCTTCTCGCGCTGGTGGCAGATCGAGTCGCTGTACCGCGCCAACGCCAAGTACCGGCCCATCTGGGAGCCGCGGTTCCTGCTCTTCGAGAAGAGCGCGGACCTGCCGCGCATCGGTATCGCGTCGGCTCGCGCGGAAGGGTTTCTGGAGGCGCCGGGGCTGCCGAAGTGGCTGCACCGCAAGCACCTCGAAACGCACAGGTGA
- a CDS encoding adenosylcobinamide-GDP ribazoletransferase, protein MLKTPWPDGLRFAFGTLTVLPVPVTRWDRDAARGGMLCAPLSGLVVGGCAALIGVLLLALGAGPLLAAVATAAVPAVLTRGLHLDGLADTADGLGSGKPAEDALRIMKQSDIGPFGVITLVLVLLAQVAALAQAYGDSWGRGALAAVVSATAARLALTLAARAGVPAARPEGLGAAVAGVVPVRAAVVAAVVVTGAAAAGGALLGTYDMVRTAAAVLVSLAVAELLLRHCTRRFGGVTGDVFGGLAETAATVSLLVLSLGQ, encoded by the coding sequence GTGCTCAAGACCCCCTGGCCGGACGGCCTCCGTTTCGCCTTCGGCACCCTCACCGTGCTGCCCGTACCGGTGACCCGCTGGGACCGGGACGCCGCACGCGGCGGCATGCTCTGCGCCCCGCTGTCCGGCCTGGTCGTGGGCGGCTGCGCGGCCCTGATCGGCGTACTGCTGCTGGCGCTGGGCGCGGGCCCGCTGCTCGCCGCCGTCGCGACCGCCGCCGTACCCGCCGTCCTCACCCGTGGTCTGCACCTCGACGGGCTCGCGGACACCGCGGACGGGCTCGGCAGCGGCAAGCCCGCCGAGGACGCGCTGCGGATCATGAAGCAGTCGGACATCGGGCCGTTCGGGGTGATCACGCTCGTCCTGGTGCTGCTGGCGCAGGTGGCCGCGCTGGCTCAGGCGTACGGCGACTCGTGGGGGCGGGGTGCGCTCGCCGCCGTCGTCTCGGCGACCGCCGCCCGGCTCGCGCTCACCCTGGCCGCGCGGGCGGGCGTGCCGGCCGCCCGGCCCGAGGGGCTGGGGGCGGCGGTCGCGGGCGTGGTGCCGGTACGGGCGGCGGTGGTCGCGGCGGTCGTGGTGACCGGGGCGGCCGCCGCCGGGGGTGCGCTGCTCGGGACGTACGACATGGTCCGTACGGCGGCGGCGGTCCTCGTCTCCCTCGCCGTCGCCGAACTCCTGCTCCGCCACTGCACACGCCGCTTCGGCGGGGTCACCGGCGATGTGTTCGGGGGGCTGGCGGAGACCGCGGCGACGGTTTCGCTCCTGGTGTTGTCACTGGGGCAGTAG
- a CDS encoding RDD family protein — MAWFIDFALVLTLAAGLAVLTFHRISALVTDVPELATRGGFDLVTSRGDVIGASENLGLSLWGKVVLQVEEAFGALIVATFLYQWGCLALAGRTVGKGLLGLKVTPSAPRRAAVRAAVTTAADIAVYAVACILLVEGHFVLSVLVWTLAVAVFFLNALPVFSPTRRSLADRLAGTAVTGFGITGPGTTPPVRPF, encoded by the coding sequence ATGGCCTGGTTCATCGACTTCGCGCTGGTGCTCACACTGGCCGCCGGGCTGGCCGTGCTGACCTTCCACCGCATCTCCGCGCTCGTCACCGACGTACCCGAACTCGCCACCCGCGGCGGCTTCGACCTGGTGACCTCGCGCGGCGACGTCATCGGAGCCTCGGAGAACCTCGGCCTTTCGCTGTGGGGCAAGGTGGTGCTCCAGGTCGAGGAGGCCTTCGGGGCGCTGATCGTGGCGACGTTCCTGTACCAGTGGGGCTGCCTCGCCCTCGCCGGGCGGACCGTCGGCAAGGGACTGCTCGGGCTGAAGGTCACGCCGAGCGCTCCTCGCCGTGCCGCGGTGCGTGCCGCCGTCACCACGGCCGCGGACATCGCCGTGTACGCCGTCGCCTGCATCCTGCTGGTCGAGGGCCACTTCGTGCTGTCGGTCCTCGTGTGGACGCTGGCCGTCGCGGTCTTCTTCCTCAACGCGCTGCCGGTCTTCTCGCCCACCCGCCGCTCCCTCGCCGACCGCTTGGCAGGCACGGCGGTGACCGGCTTCGGGATCACCGGGCCCGGCACCACACCCCCGGTTCGTCCTTTCTAG
- a CDS encoding leucyl aminopeptidase: MTALTLSTAAAPGLRADAIVIGVAKGTGSTSGDLVVAPGAEAVDKAYDGKLAGVLETLGASGAEGEVTKLPAPSGFKAPVVVAVGLGSQPEKDANGAAFDAEVLRKAAGAAARTLVGAKKAAFALPVLDASAIGAIGEGVLLGAYSFDAYKDNGKNEKAKNGKAPLAEATLLGGKPRDKEHKAAVERATAVAEELNRARDLINTPPNDLDPEAFAAVAQAAAKEHGIKVQVLDEKALEKGGYGGILGVGAGSAAGPRLVKLSYTSSKAKKHLALVGKGITYDSGGISLKPAGHNETMKCDMSGAAAVFAAVVAAARLGLEVNITGWLALAENMPSGSATRPGDVLRMYSGKTVEVLNTDAEGRLVLADALWAASQEKPDAIVDVATLTGAMMLALGSRTFGIMANDDAFRSAVHEAAEEVGEPAWPMPLPEHLRKGMDSPTADIANMGERMGGGLVAGLFLREFVGEGITWAHLDIAGPAFNEGGPFGYTPKGGTGTAVRTLVRLAELTAAGDLG; encoded by the coding sequence GTGACTGCTCTCACTCTCAGCACCGCCGCGGCGCCCGGTCTTCGGGCCGATGCGATCGTGATCGGTGTGGCCAAGGGCACCGGCTCCACATCTGGGGACCTGGTCGTGGCGCCCGGCGCCGAGGCCGTGGACAAGGCCTACGACGGCAAGCTCGCCGGCGTCCTGGAGACACTCGGTGCCTCCGGCGCCGAGGGCGAGGTGACCAAGCTGCCCGCGCCCTCCGGCTTCAAGGCCCCTGTCGTGGTGGCGGTGGGCCTGGGCTCGCAGCCCGAAAAGGACGCGAACGGGGCGGCCTTCGACGCCGAGGTCCTGCGCAAGGCGGCGGGCGCAGCCGCCCGCACCCTCGTCGGCGCCAAGAAGGCCGCCTTCGCGCTGCCGGTCCTGGACGCCTCCGCCATCGGCGCGATCGGCGAGGGCGTGCTGCTCGGCGCGTACTCCTTCGACGCCTACAAGGACAACGGCAAGAACGAGAAGGCCAAGAACGGCAAGGCCCCGCTCGCCGAGGCCACCCTCCTCGGCGGCAAGCCCCGCGACAAGGAGCACAAGGCGGCCGTCGAGCGCGCCACCGCCGTCGCCGAGGAGCTCAACCGCGCCCGCGACCTGATCAACACCCCGCCGAACGACCTCGACCCGGAGGCGTTCGCCGCCGTCGCGCAGGCCGCGGCCAAGGAGCACGGCATCAAGGTGCAGGTGCTCGACGAGAAGGCACTGGAGAAGGGCGGCTACGGCGGCATCCTCGGTGTCGGCGCGGGTTCCGCCGCCGGTCCGCGGCTGGTGAAGCTGTCGTACACCTCCTCCAAGGCGAAGAAGCACCTCGCGCTCGTCGGCAAGGGCATCACCTACGACTCGGGCGGCATCTCGCTGAAGCCGGCGGGCCACAACGAGACGATGAAGTGCGACATGAGCGGCGCGGCCGCCGTGTTCGCGGCCGTCGTCGCCGCCGCGCGGCTCGGCCTTGAGGTCAACATCACCGGCTGGCTGGCGCTGGCCGAGAACATGCCGTCGGGCTCCGCGACCCGGCCCGGTGACGTGCTGCGCATGTACAGCGGCAAGACGGTCGAGGTCCTCAACACGGACGCCGAGGGCCGACTGGTGCTCGCGGACGCGCTGTGGGCCGCCTCCCAGGAGAAGCCGGACGCCATCGTCGACGTCGCGACGCTCACCGGCGCGATGATGCTGGCGCTGGGCAGCCGGACGTTCGGGATCATGGCGAACGACGACGCGTTCCGCTCGGCGGTGCACGAGGCCGCCGAGGAGGTCGGCGAGCCGGCCTGGCCGATGCCGCTGCCGGAGCACCTGCGCAAGGGGATGGACTCCCCCACCGCCGACATCGCGAACATGGGTGAGCGGATGGGCGGCGGCCTGGTCGCCGGTCTGTTCCTGCGCGAGTTCGTGGGCGAGGGCATCACCTGGGCACACCTGGACATCGCGGGCCCGGCCTTCAACGAGGGCGGACCCTTCGGATACACCCCCAAGGGCGGTACGGGTACGGCGGTACGCACGCTGGTGCGGCTGGCGGAGCTGACCGCGGCGGGCGACCTGGGCTGA
- the lpdA gene encoding dihydrolipoyl dehydrogenase: MANDASTVFDLVILGGGSGGYAAALRGAQLGLDVALIEKDKVGGTCLHRGCIPTKALLHAGEIADQARESEQFGVKATFEGIDVPAVHKYKDGVISGLYKGLQGLIASRKVTYIEGEGRLSSPTSVDVNGRRVQGRHVLLATGSVPKSLPGLEIDGNRIISSDHALVLDRVPKSAIVLGGGVIGVEFASAWKSFGTDVTVIEGLKHLVPVEDENSSKLLERAFRKRGIKFNLGTFFSKAEYTADGVKVTLADGKEFEAEYLLVAVGRGPVSAGLGYEEQGVAIDRGYVLVDEYMRTNVPTISAVGDLVPTLQLAHVGFAEGILVAERLAGLKTVPIDYDGVPRVTYCHPEVASVGITEAKAKEIYGADKVVALKYSLAGNGKSKILNTSGEIKLVQVKDGAVVGVHMVGDRMGEQVGEAQLIYNWEALPAEVAQLIHAHPTQNEAMGEAHLALAGKPLHAHD, encoded by the coding sequence GTGGCGAACGACGCCAGCACCGTTTTCGACCTAGTGATCCTCGGCGGTGGTAGTGGCGGTTACGCCGCGGCGCTGCGCGGGGCCCAGCTGGGCCTGGACGTCGCCCTGATCGAGAAGGACAAGGTCGGCGGTACCTGCCTGCACCGGGGGTGCATCCCCACCAAGGCCCTGCTGCACGCGGGCGAGATCGCCGACCAGGCCCGCGAGAGCGAGCAGTTCGGTGTGAAGGCCACCTTCGAGGGCATCGACGTACCCGCCGTCCACAAGTACAAGGACGGTGTCATCTCCGGCCTGTACAAGGGCCTGCAGGGTCTCATCGCGTCCCGCAAGGTGACGTACATCGAGGGTGAGGGCCGCCTGTCGTCCCCGACCTCCGTCGACGTGAACGGCCGGCGCGTCCAGGGCCGTCACGTCCTGCTGGCGACCGGCTCCGTGCCGAAGTCGCTGCCGGGCCTGGAGATCGACGGCAACCGCATCATCTCCTCGGACCACGCGCTCGTCCTGGACCGCGTCCCGAAGTCGGCGATCGTCCTCGGCGGCGGCGTCATCGGCGTCGAGTTCGCCTCCGCCTGGAAGTCCTTCGGCACGGACGTCACGGTCATCGAGGGCCTCAAGCACCTCGTCCCGGTCGAGGACGAGAACTCCTCCAAGCTTCTTGAGCGCGCCTTCCGCAAGCGCGGCATCAAGTTCAACCTGGGCACCTTCTTCTCGAAGGCCGAGTACACCGCCGACGGCGTCAAGGTCACCCTGGCCGACGGCAAGGAGTTCGAGGCCGAGTACCTGCTGGTCGCGGTGGGCCGCGGGCCCGTCTCGGCCGGTCTGGGCTACGAGGAGCAGGGCGTCGCCATCGACCGCGGCTACGTCCTGGTCGACGAGTACATGCGCACCAACGTGCCCACCATCTCCGCCGTCGGCGACCTCGTCCCGACCCTCCAGCTCGCGCATGTCGGCTTCGCCGAGGGCATCCTGGTGGCGGAGCGTCTGGCCGGTCTGAAGACCGTCCCGATCGACTACGACGGCGTGCCCCGGGTGACGTACTGCCACCCCGAGGTCGCCTCCGTGGGCATCACCGAGGCCAAGGCCAAGGAGATCTACGGTGCGGACAAGGTCGTCGCTCTGAAGTACAGCCTCGCGGGCAACGGCAAGAGCAAGATCCTCAACACCTCGGGCGAGATCAAGCTCGTCCAGGTCAAGGACGGTGCCGTGGTCGGCGTCCACATGGTCGGCGACCGCATGGGCGAGCAGGTCGGCGAAGCCCAGCTGATCTACAACTGGGAGGCGCTGCCCGCCGAGGTCGCGCAGCTCATCCACGCCCACCCGACGCAGAACGAGGCGATGGGCGAGGCTCACCTGGCTCTGGCCGGCAAGCCCCTCCACGCGCACGACTGA
- the sucB gene encoding 2-oxoglutarate dehydrogenase, E2 component, dihydrolipoamide succinyltransferase, which produces MAVSVTLPALGESVTEGTVTRWLKAEGERVEADEPLLEVSTDKVDTEIPSPAAGVLASIKVAEDETVEVGAELAVIDDGTGAPAAAPAPAAEPEPAAAPEPAPQAAAPSTEQEAPAPAPTAEAATGAGSAEGTDVVLPALGESVTEGTVTRWLKEVGEEVAEDEPLLEVSTDKVDTEIPAPVAGVLLEIVVGEDETAEVGAKLAVIGAPGAAPAAAPAPAAPAPAPAAAAPAAPAPAAPAPAPAAPAPQAPTAPAPQQVTTPAPEPVPSAPAPAPAPVTPAPAPAPAATAGDDGAYVTPLVRKLAAENGVDLAVVKGTGVGGRIRKQDVIAAAEAAKAAAAAPAPAAAAAPAAKKAPTLEASPLRGQTVKMPRIRKVIGDNMVKALHEQAQLSSVVEVDVTRLMKLRGRAKDSFAAREGVKLSPMPFFVKAAAQALKAHPVINAKINEAEGTITYFDTESVGIAVDSEKGLMTPVIKHAGDLNIAGIAKATAELAGKVRANKITPDELSGATFTISNTGSRGALFDTIIVPPGQVAILGIGATVKRPAVIETEEGTVIGVRDMTYLTLSYDHRLVDGADAARYLTAVKAILEAGEFEVELGL; this is translated from the coding sequence ATGGCGGTTTCCGTAACCCTTCCGGCGCTCGGCGAGAGCGTCACCGAGGGCACTGTCACTCGCTGGCTGAAGGCCGAGGGCGAGCGCGTCGAGGCCGACGAGCCGTTGCTCGAGGTCTCGACCGACAAGGTCGACACCGAGATCCCCTCGCCCGCCGCCGGTGTCCTGGCGTCCATCAAGGTCGCCGAGGACGAGACCGTTGAGGTCGGCGCCGAGCTGGCCGTCATCGACGACGGCACGGGCGCGCCCGCCGCCGCCCCGGCCCCTGCTGCCGAGCCCGAGCCCGCCGCGGCTCCCGAGCCCGCCCCGCAGGCCGCTGCCCCGTCCACCGAGCAGGAGGCTCCGGCCCCTGCTCCCACCGCCGAGGCCGCCACCGGCGCCGGTTCCGCCGAGGGCACGGACGTCGTCCTGCCCGCGCTCGGCGAGTCCGTCACCGAGGGCACCGTCACCCGCTGGCTGAAGGAGGTCGGCGAGGAGGTAGCGGAGGACGAGCCCCTGCTCGAGGTCTCCACGGACAAGGTCGACACCGAGATCCCGGCGCCGGTCGCCGGTGTCCTGCTGGAGATCGTGGTCGGCGAGGACGAGACCGCCGAGGTCGGCGCCAAGCTCGCCGTCATCGGCGCGCCCGGTGCCGCTCCGGCGGCTGCCCCGGCCCCCGCCGCCCCGGCCCCGGCGCCCGCCGCCGCCGCCCCGGCAGCTCCGGCTCCGGCAGCTCCGGCGCCCGCTCCGGCCGCCCCGGCCCCGCAGGCCCCGACGGCTCCGGCCCCGCAGCAGGTCACGACCCCGGCTCCCGAGCCGGTTCCGTCCGCTCCGGCTCCGGCGCCCGCCCCCGTCACCCCGGCTCCGGCTCCGGCTCCGGCTGCGACCGCCGGTGACGACGGCGCCTACGTCACCCCGCTGGTGCGCAAGCTCGCCGCCGAGAACGGCGTCGACCTGGCCGTCGTCAAGGGCACCGGCGTCGGCGGCCGTATCCGCAAGCAGGACGTCATCGCCGCCGCCGAGGCCGCGAAGGCCGCCGCCGCTGCTCCGGCACCCGCTGCCGCCGCCGCGCCGGCCGCCAAGAAGGCGCCGACGCTGGAGGCCTCCCCCCTCCGTGGCCAGACCGTCAAGATGCCGCGCATCCGCAAGGTCATCGGCGACAACATGGTCAAGGCGCTGCACGAGCAGGCGCAGCTGTCGTCGGTCGTCGAGGTCGACGTCACCCGCCTGATGAAGCTCCGCGGCAGGGCGAAGGACTCCTTCGCGGCCCGCGAGGGCGTCAAGCTCTCCCCGATGCCGTTCTTCGTGAAGGCGGCGGCCCAGGCGCTGAAGGCCCACCCGGTCATCAACGCCAAGATCAACGAGGCCGAGGGCACGATCACCTACTTCGACACCGAGAGCGTCGGTATCGCGGTGGACTCCGAGAAGGGCCTGATGACCCCGGTCATCAAGCACGCGGGCGACCTCAACATCGCCGGTATCGCGAAGGCCACGGCGGAGCTGGCGGGCAAGGTCCGCGCCAACAAGATCACGCCCGACGAGCTGTCCGGCGCGACCTTCACCATCTCCAACACCGGTTCGCGCGGTGCGCTCTTCGACACGATCATCGTGCCGCCGGGCCAGGTCGCGATCCTCGGCATCGGTGCCACGGTCAAGCGCCCGGCGGTCATCGAGACCGAGGAGGGCACGGTCATCGGCGTCCGCGACATGACCTACCTGACCCTCTCCTACGACCACCGTCTGGTGGACGGCGCCGACGCGGCCCGTTACCTGACCGCGGTCAAGGCGATCCTGGAGGCGGGCGAGTTCGAGGTCGAGCTCGGCCTGTAA